One Mycolicibacterium sp. TUM20985 genomic window, CGTGATCGCCGCCAGCCTGCCCGCCATCATCGGTGGGCTGACGATCATGGGTGCGCTCGGCATCATGCGGCTGGCCGCCGAGTTCACCCCGGTGCACTTCTTCGCCCAGCCCGTGGTGACCCTGATCGGGTTGGGCATCGCCATCGACTACGGCCTGTTCATCGTCAGCCGGTTCCGAGAGGAGCTGGCCGAGGGGTACGACACCGAGGCGGCCGTCCGCCGCACGATGATGACGTCCGGCCGTACCGTCATGTTCTCCGCGGTGATCATCGTGGCGTCCTCGGTGCCACTGCTGCTCTTCCCGCAGGGGTTCCTCAAGTCGATCACCTACGCGATCATCGCGTCGGTGATGCTCGCGGCGGTCATGTCGAACACCGTGCTCATCGCCGCATTGGCCGTCCTCGGCCCCCGCGTCGACTCGCTCGGGGTCAAGTCGCTGATCAGCTTCGCCGTGCCCGACACGATCAAGTCCGATCCCGCCAACCCGAAGAAGAACACCCTTGCCCTCGCCGCGATCCCGGCGGGCATCCTGCTTCCACCGATCGGCATCGCGGTCGGCCACGTCGCCCGATCCCAGATCAAGAAGACCGGCGAGCAGGGGGCGGGCCTGGCCTACATCGGCCTGGTGTTCGCCTACCTCGGCACCTACGGCGGGCTCGCCTACGGCTGTTACGCGCTGCGGGATGCCGACGTCATCGAGGGTGCGCTGTTCTACATCCTGCTGGGCATCGTCATCTTCTGCGCGTCCGTCACCGCGATCCTCGCCCTGGCGCGGTACATCCCGTTCATTCGCCGGATCACGGTCTGGTGGTTGCACTTCCTCGCCGACAAGACCCAGAAGACGAAGACCCGCGAAGAGGTCGAGAAGGGCTTCTGGGGCACGCTGGTCAACAAGGTGATGAAGCGGCCGGGCCTGTTCGCCCTGCCGATCGTGATCGTGATGATCCTTCTCGTCATCCCGCTGGGTCAGCTGGCACTCGGCGGCATCAGCGAGAAGTACCTGCCCCCGGACAACGCGGTGCGCCAAGCGCAGAACGCATTCGACTCCAGCTTCCCCGGCTACCGCACCGAGAAGTTGACGCTGGTAGTCCAGGGCGCGAGCCCCGAGCAGCTCGCGCAGGTCAAGAGTGAGGCGGCGCAGGTGACCGGCTTCACCGGCACCTGGGACGAGCGCCCCGTCGCGCCGGACGTCAAGGATGCGGCGATCCCGATGGGCGCCAACGGTCAACCGTCGCCGTGCTTGAACGAGGATCTGCCGTGCGTGCTGCAGAACGGCTTGGAGGTGCGCAATGACGCCTCCAAGAAGATCGACGAGCTCCGCAGCATCTCGGCGCCCAAGGGCGTGACCATCTGGGTCGGCGGCACACCGGCCCTCGAGCAGGACAGCATCCACAGCCTCTTCTCGAAGCTGCCGCTGATGGTCGTGGTGCTGATCCTCACGACCACGGTGCTGATGTTCCTGGCGTTCGGTTCGCTCGTGCTCCCGATTAAGGCCGCGTTGATGAGTGCCCTGACGCTCGGTTCGACGATGGGCATCCTGACGTGGATGTTCGTCGACGGGCACGGCTCGGGCCTGATGAACTACACACCGCAGCCGCTGATGGCGCCGATGATCGGGTTGATCATCGCCGTCATCTGGGGTCTGTCGACCGACTACGAGGTGTTCCTGGTCTCCCGCATGGTGGAGGCCAGAGCGCGTGGGCTGTCCACGGCGGAGGCGATTCGCATCGGTACGGCCACGACCGGCCGGTTGATCACGGGCGCCGCGCTCATCTTGGCGGTGGTCGCGGGCGCGTTCGTGTTCTCCGACCTGGTCATGATGAAGTACCTGGCCTTCGGCTTGCTGCTGGCACTTCTGCTCGACGCGACCATCATCCGGATGTTCCTGGTCCCCGCGATCATGAAGATGCTGGGCGACGACTGCTGGTGGGCACCTCAGTGGATGAAGCGCATCCAGGAGCGGCTGGGACTCGGCGAGGTGGAACTGCCCGACGAGCGCAGACGGCCCACGGCCCGCGAGCCCGAGGTGGACGCCGAAGCACTCGTTGGCGCCGGGGCACCGATCCGTGCCCTGCCGCCCCACGATCCCACGCATCCGCAGGGCGGACGATCGCTGACGACGGGCAAGGTCGCGCCGCAGCGGGTCAGCCCGCCGTCGGCGGCCGGGACGACCCGCATCCCGACCGCGTCGGCGCCCGTCGCCGAACCGCCGACCACCCGGATGCCCGCCGCGCCCGCCGATCAGACGACCCGGCTGTCCACCCCCGACGTGGCCACGACACGCACCCCGCGGGTCGACCCGAACCGCCCCGCCACCCCGCCGAGGAGCCCGGCCCCCGCCAGGGGATCCAGCTCGCGCGGTGCCAGTGCCACCGGTAGCCGTGAGATCGAGTCGTGGCTGGGCGATCTGAGGGGTGGCGCCACGGGATCTGGCTCACCGCCAGAAGATCAGCGGCCCACCACGACCGGCCGACATCAGCCGCCCGCCCCGGCGGCCGAGCCGCCCACCACGGCAATTCCCGCCCAGCGGGAGCCGGAGGCCGAACCGTCGACCGAGAAGATCGACATGCGCGAGACCGAGGAGAATCCCAAGCGCCGCGGCGGTGGGATGAGCGCGGCAGATCTGCTTCGCCGGGAAGGCCGGCTCTAGTCGTCCTCGAGGTCGTCGGCCCTGCCCTCGATGGGCGGTCCGACGTTGGCGGCGAGAGCGGCTTCCTCCACGGCCGGATCGTCGGCGAGAAGCACGCGTGCCGCGCTGTTGAGGACCGCCACGATCGGCACTGCGAGAAGGGCGCCGACGATCCCGGCCGTGACCCCGCCCGCCGTGATCGCGAGCACCACCGCGAGCGGATGCAGTGACACCGCCCGGCCCATCACGAGCGGCTGCAGCACGTGCGCCTCGAGTTGCTGCACGGCGATGATCAAGCCGAACGTGATCGCGGCGTAGATCCACCCCTTGGCGATGAGCGCGACGATCACGGCCAGGACGCCGGTGAGGACCGCACCGACCAGGGGGATGAAGGCGCCCAGGAAGACCAACGACGCCAGGGGCAGCGCGAGGGGAATCCCCATGATCGCCAAGCCGGTGCCGATGCCGATCGCGTCGACCAGTGCCACCAGGAACGTCGCGCGGACGTAGCCGATCAGCGAGTGAAACCCGGCGCGGCTGGCATCACGCACCCGGTCCCGCACGGTGAGAGGGAAGACCTTCGTGACGAAGGCGAAGATGTTGCGCCCGCCCTGCAGCAGGAAGATCAGCGTGAACAGCATCAGCAGCGCGCCGGTGACGATCTCGGTGATGGTGCCCGCGGTGGACAGCGCCCCGCTGGTCAGCTTCGACTGATTGTTCTTCAGCGCCTCGATCGCGGTGTCCGTGGCGCTCTTGATCTGGTCGTTGCTGAAGTGCGACAGCAGCCCGGTGTTCAGCGAATTCCTGGCGTTGGTGATGCTGAGAGTCACCTGGTCGATCAGCGCGGGCGCCCCCTGAATGAACTGGCTGACGACGAACGTCAGGATGCCACCCACCACGATGATGCTGCTCAGGATGACCGCGGCGACGGCCGCGCCACGGGGCAGCCCGCGACGGTCGAGGTGGTCGACGAGCGGCAACAGCATCGCCGTCACCATCGTCGCGAGCAGGACCGGCACGATGATGACCTCGAGGTGTATCACCACCCAGAACAGGGCCGCCAGCGCGCCCATGATGATCAGCAGTCGCCACGCCCACGCGGCGGTCTTGCGGACCAGGGGGTGCACCGCTGCGTCGGCCTGCGGGTCTAGCGACAAGGGGAAGCCCTCTGGCATTCCGGTAGCGTAACGACTCGCCGAGCGCGATCCCGGCAAGCTGGTCCGGCGGTCGCGCGCCGTTACCCTGTAGCCGTGTCGCAGGACGCCCCGCACGAGAGGAGCGAAGCGACCCGCGAGCGCGGCAAGTACTGGTGGGTGCGCTGGGCGCTCATCGGTGTCGCGGTCACCGTGCTCAGCGTCGAAGTGGCGCTGGTGTGGGACCAGCTCGCCAAGGCCTGGCGAAGCCTCCTCTCGGCCAACTGGTGGTGGGTGCTCGCGGCCGTGCTGGCGGCGCTGGCCTCGATGCACAGCTTCGCCCATATCCAGCGGACCCTGCTCAAGTCGGCGGGCGTGATCGTCAAGCAGTGGCGGTCGGAGGCCGCGTTCTACGCGGGTAACGCCCTGTCGACGACGATGCCGGGTGGCCCGGTGCTCTCGGCGACGTTCGTCTACCGCCAGCAACGCCTGTGGGGCGCGTCGCCCATGGTCGCGTCGTGGCAGCTGGTCATGTCCGGGGTGTTGCAGGTGGTCGGCCTGGCACTGCTCGGTCTCGCGGGCGCCTTCCTACTCGGCGCCAGCAAGAACCCCCTGTCGCTGATCTTCACCCTCGGCGGTTTCGTCGCGCTGCTGCTGTTGGCGCAGACCGTGGCGTCGAACCCCCAGCAGATCGACGGCATCGGCGTGCGGCTGCTGTCCTGGGTGAACTCCGTGCGCGGCAAGCCGGCCGACACCGGACTGCACAAGTGGCGCGAGATGCTCGTCCAACTCGAGTCGGTCAGCCTGACCCGCCGCGCCCTGGGGACGGCGTTCGGCTGGTCGCTGTTCAACTGGGTGGCCGACGTCGCGTGTCTGGCCTTCGCCGCCTACGCCGCAGGCGGCAAGCCGTCGCTGGCGGGTCTGACGGTGGCCTACGCGGCGGCGCGGGCGGTCGGATCCATCCCGCTCATGCCCGGCGGCCTCCTGGTGGTCGAAGCCGTCCTCGTCCCCGGCCTGGTGTCCAGCGGCATGACGCTGGCGTCGGCGATCTCGACGATGCTCATCTACCGGTTGGTCAGCTGGATCTTCATCTCGTCGATCGGCTGGGTGGTGTTCTTCTTCATGTTTCGCACCGAGAAGGACGTCGATCCCGATGCGGTCCTCGAACCCGAGACCGGGCCATAGGATCACGGCATGCGTCCCACACTCCGGAACACCTGCGCGTTCCTGGGTGCGGCCACCCTCGTCACCGCCTGCGGAACCTCGAGCCAGCCGCCGTCCGAGACGGCCGCCCCGCCGCCTGCCGCCACGGCGGCGAGGGTGCAGGCCACGCCCCTCGTCGCGAGCGTCATCGCAGCACCCATTCCGGTGCCGACCACCGACGGCAAGAAACACCTCGCCTACGAGCTGCAGCTGATCAACGCCCTCGGCAGTGACGTCACGTTGAAGTCGTTGTCCGTCAACGCCGGTGGCGACGAATTACTGACGCTCACCGGTCCGGGACTGGCCTACTGGACACGTGCCCTCGGCGCCGGCCAGACGCCCACCGCGACCCTCGGCCCCGGTCAGGCCGGCATCGTCTGGCTCGACGTCGTGCTCGACGGCTCGGCGCCGGTGCCCACCGACCTGTCGCACACCATCGTCGTCGATCTCGCCAAGCCGATGCCACCCCTGCTGCCCGCCACGATGACCGAGGACGACGTCGCGCCCCTGACGGTGTCCACACGCGAGCCGGTCACCATCTCACCGCCGCTCACCGGCCCGCGCTGGCTGGACGCCAACAGCTGCTGCGATATGACGGCACACCGGATGGCCATGAATCCCCTCGACGGAAGCCTCTGGGCCGCTGAGCGTTTCGCGATCGACTACCTCCAGCTGAGCGCCGACGACACCCTCTATCGAGGTGACCGGTCCGCACCGGAGAGCTACCCGTACTTCGGCGCCGACATCCATGCGGTCGCCGACGGACCGGTCGTCTCCGTGCTCGACGGGTTGCCGGAGCAGGTCGCCGGTAGGAGTCCCACCGGTCTGCCGCTCGAACAGTACGGCGGCAATCACGTCGTGCAGGACATCGGCGGCGGCAACTACGCGTTCTACGCGCACCTCCAGACCGGTTCGGTGCAGGTGAAGCCGGGCGACCGACTCGCGACCGGTCAGGTGCTCGGCAAGCTCGGCAACAGTGGCAACACCGACGCCCCGCATCTGCACTTTCACATAATGAGTACGCCGGATCCGTTGCGCTCCAACGGTTTACCATTCGTATTCAAGGACTTCACCCTGGACGGAAGGATGGCGTCGATGGAAGCGCTGGATCCCCTGCTGACGGGGCAACCCGTGGCCCTGCCCCCTGGCGAAACGGCCCGCGACGAGAAGGACCTCAGCCCGCTGGTTCTCGACGTGATGTCCTATGCCGGAGGCTAACCGGGCGACGGCGCGCACCGCGGCGCTCGCCCTCCTCGCCGACGCGGTGTGCGTGCTGGCGTTCTGCACGGTCGGCAGACGGAGCCACGCCGAGGGCCTCACGGTCGCCGGCATCCTCGAAACGGCCTGGCCGTTCCTGGCGGGGACGGCCGTCGGTTGGCTGGGCGCCAGGGGCTGGCAACGGCCGACGTCGTTGGCCCCGACGGGCCTGGTCGTCTGGTTGAGCACCGTCGTGATCGGAATGCTGTTGCGCAAGGCTACTTCTGCGGGGACGGCGGTCAGCTTCGTGGTGGTCGCTTCGCTTTCGACCGCCATTCTGCTACTCGGTTGGCGCCTCGGCGCAAGGGTCCTGGCTCGCCGTTGAAAGAGCCGTAGTGCGTCGAATCTGGTGTGGGCTCAGGCGAAGTCGATACGGTCAGGGTGGCCCGCAGACCACCGAGCGGGCTGGTCGACAGCTCGATGCCACCCCCGTGCAGCGCCGCCTGCTGGGCCACCAGCGCGAGGCCCAGACCCGATCCACCCGGGGCTGCCGTACTGCCCCGGGCAAACCTCCCCATGACGAACTGGTGCTCGTCGGCGGGTAGTCCGCAGCCGTCGTCGTCGACCACGATGGTGAGCACCTCGGCCTGCCCGTCGACCGCGGCGGGCCGGTGGGCGGTCAACGTGATGGTCGTGGCCCCACCGTGCGCGATCGCATTGCGCACCAGGTTGTCCACTGCGAGCCGAAGTCCGGCCGGCCAGCCCCAGATGGTCCCAATCGCGTCATCGCTCTGCACGACGATCTGCACCGCCCCGGTTCGGCCGTTCTCGCGGGCGACCCGGTCGAGCATGTCCGTGACGTCGATGATCTCGCGGTCCTCGGCCTGTGCCAACTGACCCGACGCGAGCTGCCCGAGAGCGGTGATGATGGCTTCGACCCGGCGTTGCGCCCTGGCGAGGTCGGCGACGACCTCCTCGCGTTCGTCTGCGGGCAGGTCGTGGATGCGCAGGGTGTCGAGGTCGGCTCGCATCGCGGTCAGCGGGGTACGCAGTTCGTGAGCGGCGTTGGCGGCGAAGTCCTGGGCCGCCTGCAGCGAATTGGTCGTGGCCAGCTGCGCGGCGGCGAGGCGTTCGAGCATGCCGGCCATCGCATCGGACAGCTCCTCGGCCTCGCGAGCGCCCTTCACGGCCGTCATCCGGTCGCTGCCCTTCCCCAGCCGCATGGTCTGCTCGGTGAGCTTGCGCAACGGCCGAACCGCGGGGCCGGCCAGCAGCCAGCCGAGACCGCCGGCGAGGAGCACGGTCACGACGCCGACGCTGGTGTAGAGCGGGATGCGCGCCCGGTTCAGCAGGATGCTGTCGGCGCGGATGCCGACCGACATGAGGACCTGACCGCCCTGCTGATCCAGCGGGATGGTGCGGACCCGGTATTCGATGCCATTGACCTCGACGGTTTCGCTGCCCGGCGGTAACTCCGGAAGCTGGAAACCCCGCTGGAACATCACCTGGCCCGACGACTCGGACCGCCCGGTCTGGAGTACGCCGTTCGTCTGGTCGTACACGCTGGCGTCGACGATCGCGTCCAGTCGACGGTCGAGCTGCGCGGCGTCGTTGTTGGCCAGCACCAACGACGTGAGCACCGTGAAGACCGCGACGACGGCGGCCGCGGCCGCGGCCGCCGCGATCGCGACACGCGTACGCAGCGAGGCCGACCGGCCGAGCGGCAGTCGCACCTCAGGGCTCGTCGCGCAGAACGTATCCGATCCCGCGCACGGTGTGGATCACCCTGGGGTGGCCCTCGCGTTCGAGCTTGCGTCGCAGATAGCTGATGAAGACGTCGGCGACGTTGGTGTCCACTTCGAAGTCGTAACCCCACACCAACTCGAGCAACCGCTGCCGGGACAACACGACGCCGGCGTTCTCGGCCAGGACGGCGAGCAGGTCGAACTCCCGCTTGGTCAGGTCGGCCCGCTCGCCGTCGACGAACACCAGCCTCCTGGCGGTGTCGATCGTCAACGGTCCGATCGACATGCTGTCCGGCGAACGGTCCGACAGACTCGAGCGCCGCAACAGCGCGTGCAACCTGGCCACGAGCTCACCGAGGTCGAACGGCTTGGTCAGGTAGTCGTCGGCGCCCGCCTCGAGCCCGGCGATCCGGTCGTTGACCGTGTCCCGCGCCGAGAGCACGCAGATCGGGATGTCGTTGCCGAGGGCCCGCAACGCGGTCACCACGGCCACGCCGTCCAACTCCGGCATCTGCACGTCGAGCACCAAGGCGTCGTGCGATTCAGTCGACAGCAAGCGCAAGGCTTCCTTGCCGGTCGCCGCGACGCGTACGTCGAAACCGGAGTGCCGCAATCCACGGGCCACGGATGTCCTGACGTCCGGATCGTCGTCGACCATCAACACCGTGCGACCCGCGCCGTCAAGCGCGGATGGTTCAGCCACCCGCACCCGGTCTACGGAATGGCTGGGGCAGGTGCCGCGCCGCAGCGATTCTTCAGGTCGACGAGGGGCTGACGGATGCCGGTCAGGTCGGCCTTGACGCCCGGGTTCTGCTCCATGTAGTTCGAGACCTCGGTGCGCACCTCATCGCGCGGCAGGCCTTCGAGGCTGGTGAAGAAGTAGTTCACGTCGGGGTGGGTGAACAGGTACGCCGAGGTCGACGCCGAGACACCCGACGCCACACCCGCGAGGTCCGCGGCACTGCAGTTCGGGGGGTTGAGAGCGGGATCGTCTGCCATGGCAGACGGAAGCGCACCGAACAGCATTGCGCCTGCGATAGCGCCGGCGCCCAGTGCGCCAGCTACCGCACGTCGCCCAGCACGGGCCGAGACTGACATGATCAAGCTCCTTCTTCCAGGGTGCACGGTCGATCAGGTTCCTTCGGCGCCCACCAAACCCGTGAAGTCGCCGATAACCGAAAGCTAAGCAGAATTGGTGACGACTTTCTTGCCTTGCGACCAAACCGGCGCCAAAGAGACGGAACGCGCAGTTCACGGCGCATCTCGTGAACACGCGGGCGAGTCGCTGTGCGCTACCTGGGATTCGTCGTCGAGGGGCCCGGCAACGGGCCGGTACCCGGTGTGACCGCTGCGGCAGGGGACGGCTGCGCTGGCAGGGACGTTCCCGGCACCCCCACAGGCTGTGCCGTGGGCTGCGCACCTGGCAAACCCCCCGGCAGCGATCCGGCCGACGACTGCGCCCCCTGCAGCAGCCCCAGCAGCTGCGGCAGCGTGAGGGGCAGCTGGCAGCGGGCCGCCAGCCCGGCGAGCGGACTCTGCAGCGCCTGCATGTCCTTGGCGGCTTGCGGGTTGGCGTCGAAGTAGGTCTTCAGCGCGGCGAGCGACTGCGGACCCGACTGCTGCTGCGAGATGGTCGTCAGCGCGGTGTTGGTCTCCGGGTGCGTGTCGAGATAGTTGCCGGTCGACGTGGCCACCGAACCGATCGTGCGGGCGACCTGACTGGCCGCGCACGGGTCGGTCGCGGCCGTCGCCGACGGTGCGCCCGGCGCTGCCATCGTCGTCGCGATCACACCGCCGACTGCGCATGCAGCGAACACGCCTCCGAGGCCGCGCCGCAGCGCACCGGTGGTGGTCTTCACGGGTCACTCCTCACCTGGTGCGGTGGCGCATTGCCTGGCCACCGCGCCAATCACTGGTTTCGCTGCCGGCAAAGGCCGTCCACCCCTTGGCGGTCACGCGCCATCCTGCCATCCGGCGAGCCTGCCGACCAACCGCACAGCAAAGTCCCAGGTCAGCTGGCGGGATAGCTGACGGCGCCCGATGCGGCTGCGGGGGGCGGTTACCCTACCCCACGCTGAGGTAGGCTCTCGCTACGAAACGCGGGGAGTAAGACAGGGGTCTGCCATCCAGCAGTTCATGTTGCGGCTGAGCAGCAAGCTGCGAAGACACCGCTGGGCGGTCTTCATAGCGTGGCTGCTGCTCCTGGTCCCCGCTCTATACCTCGCGCTGAACCAGTCGGGCAACCTCACCGGCGGCGGCTTCGAGGTCGCCGGGTCTCAATCGCTGGCCGTCGAGCACGCCATTCAGGATCACTTCCCCGACCAGGGTGCCTCTCCGCTGGCACTGGTCGCCGCGCCGCGGGCCGATGCCTCGTTCGACGACATGACGCAGGCCGTGGCGCAGCTCGAACGCATCGCCGCAGAAGTCCCCAGCGTCAAGGTCGTCGCCAACCCGCAGCAGCCGCCCCCGCAGCCGGACCGGCCCTACGTGCTGACCCTGCAGACGGACTTCAACAGCGGCAGTTCTGATCTGGCCAAGCAGTTGCGCAAGAAGGTGGGCATCGACGGCGACCAGCCCGGTCAGGCCCAGGACGGCAGGGTCAAGCTCTACGTCATCGGCCAAGGCGCCCTCGGTGCCGCGGCGAGCGAGGCCACCAAGCACGACATCGCCCAGGCCGAGAAGTGGAACCTGCCGATCGTCATGATCGTCCTGCTGGCGGTCTTCGGGTCGCTCGCCGCGGCCGCGATGCCGCTGGTGCTCGGCATCTGCACTGTGGTCGTGACCATGGGGCTGGTCTACCTCCTGTCGATGGTCACCCAGATGTCGGTCTTCGTCACCTCGACGGTGTCGATGTTCGGTATCGCCCTGGCCGTGGACTATTCGTTGTTCATCCTCATGCGGTTCCGGGAGGAGCTGCGGTCCGGTCGCGACCCCGCTCAGGCGGCCGACGCCGCGATGGCGACCTCGGGTCTCGCGGTGCTGTTGTCGGGTCTCACGGTGATCGCCTCGGTGACCGGCATCTACCTCATCCACACGCCGGTCCTGGCCTCCATGGCCACGGGCGCCATCCTCGCGGTCGCCGTTGCGGTGCTGACCTCCACGACGCTGATCCCCGCGGTCCTCGCCACGGTCGGCAAGGCGGCGTCCAAGCGATCGTCGTGGCTGCACGTGTCCCGTCGACCGGAAACCACGCAGTCACGGTTCTGGACCCGCTGGGTCGGCTGGGTGATGCGCAGACAGTGGATCTCGGCGCTCGGCGCGACCCTCGTGCTGGTCGTACTCGCCACGCCGGCGTTCGCGATGACGCTGGGCAACAGCCTGCAGCGCCAGTTCGAGCCCACCCACGAGATTCGGGGCGGTATCAGCGCGGCGTCTCAGGCGCTGGGTCCCGGCGCACTGGGGCCCGTCCGCGTCCTGGTCACCTTCCCCGACGGGAACGCCAACGGGTCGGCGAACACCGGGGCACTGGATGCGATCCAGCAGAAGGTGAGCCAGGGTCCCGACGTGGCGACGGTATCGCCGCCGGTGTTCGCCAACGACAACCGCAGCGCCCTGCTGTCGGCGGTGCTGTCGATCGACCCGGAGGACCCGGCGGCCCGCGACACCGTGGACTGGTTGCGCGCCGAGTTGCCCCGCGCCGCACCGGGTTCGCCCGCCGTCGTCGACGTCGGCGGCCCGACGGCGCTGCTCAAGGACTTCGACCAACGCGTGGCCGTGACGCAACCGCTGGTGTTCGTATTCGTCGCGCTCATCGCGTTCGTGATGCTGCTGATCTCGATCCGTTCGGTCTTCCTAGCGCTCAAGGGCGTCCTGAT contains:
- a CDS encoding MMPL family transporter — protein: MLRLSSKLRRHRWAVFIAWLLLLVPALYLALNQSGNLTGGGFEVAGSQSLAVEHAIQDHFPDQGASPLALVAAPRADASFDDMTQAVAQLERIAAEVPSVKVVANPQQPPPQPDRPYVLTLQTDFNSGSSDLAKQLRKKVGIDGDQPGQAQDGRVKLYVIGQGALGAAASEATKHDIAQAEKWNLPIVMIVLLAVFGSLAAAAMPLVLGICTVVVTMGLVYLLSMVTQMSVFVTSTVSMFGIALAVDYSLFILMRFREELRSGRDPAQAADAAMATSGLAVLLSGLTVIASVTGIYLIHTPVLASMATGAILAVAVAVLTSTTLIPAVLATVGKAASKRSSWLHVSRRPETTQSRFWTRWVGWVMRRQWISALGATLVLVVLATPAFAMTLGNSLQRQFEPTHEIRGGISAASQALGPGALGPVRVLVTFPDGNANGSANTGALDAIQQKVSQGPDVATVSPPVFANDNRSALLSAVLSIDPEDPAARDTVDWLRAELPRAAPGSPAVVDVGGPTALLKDFDQRVAVTQPLVFVFVALIAFVMLLISIRSVFLALKGVLMTCLSVAAAYGSLVVVFKWGWFEALGLEPLGSLDSTIPPLVLAMTFGLSMDYEIFLLTRIRERFLQTNNTRDAVAYGVSTSARTITSAALIMIAVFVGFAFAGMPLVAQLGVACAVAIAVDATIVRLVLVPALMAMFAEWNWWLPGWLDRILPSVDFEKPLPKADIGDLVVIPEDISTIGPSGADIRNVVKSAAKLKTLAPQTITVADPLAFSGCLPPGGSLAQHVKGGDEPLRVLRPVGGPERIEPGRPGDTLRLNVNHHGRTGRNGKTGGARFLPRQPIHPVTMWRGRLAVALDALAAAAEADQPAVRRLGPMETTNVLLPTGDRLEIPTGAETLRLKCYLIMCRNSARDYAEFADLVESMETHTAAVVLAGMDRYYCGQRLKTQWVATQLVRRLADPHPSDDDEEWMSPEAESDWAHVRQRCLSVAVAMLEEAR